A region of the Rhizobium binae genome:
CATCTCGTCTGTTTCGACATAGAGCTCGCCGAGATATTCACGCGCCGCCTTGTGATCGGGTCGAAGCTCAAGTGCTTTGGTGTAGTAAGTCAGCGACGTTCTGTAGTCGCCGGTCTTGCGCAGCGTATACCCCATGAGATTATAGATATCTGCCTGTTGGTTGTCTTCGGCAAGACCGCGAAGCTCCGCCAGGGCGCCGGCATAATCCTTGGCATCGATCTTGGCGCGCACCGACGTCAAATCGGGAGCGTCCGTCGATTCCATATTATCGACAGCAAAAGCGGGAAGCGCCGTGACGGCGGAGAAACCGGCGGACGTGGCGCAGAGCCAGATGAATCCGAGAATTAGATATTTCATCATGATGATCTCCATTCGGCCTTTCAGGCCTGAACTGTCGGCATAAAGCCGTAGGCGCTTCCATCCTTGACGAAGGTGCCCGAGCCGGGAAAGGGGAAATGCGAGCCGCAAATGGCGATATTGTCGGCAATGATGCGGTCGATGAGACGGCGGCGCGTGTCGATAGCCGCCGGCCCATCCTGATCATAACTGCCCTGCCAGGCGGGGTGCGGCGCGAGCAGCGCTGGCACATACATGATATCGGCCGAGACAAGCAGTTGCTTGTTGCCGGAGGCGACAAGATAGGTCGAATGACCCGGCGTGTGTCCGGGAGCGGCAAGAAGCCGAACCCCCGGCGAAACCTCGGCCCCGTCATCCACCAGTTTCCAGTTCTTCCATTTCGGGAAGACCTCGGCGATGCGCTTGCCGGCTGGCCTGCGGCTTTCCGCAAGTTTCTCGACCCGACCAGGTTCCATCCACCAATTGTATTCGATGGCATTAACGATGAGTTCGGCGTTCGGAAAGACGGGATCGTTGGTTCCCTTTTCCATCAATCCCCAGACGTGATCCGGGTGAAAATGCGAGAGCATGATCGTGTCGATCCTCTTATAATCGATGCCGGCGGCTGCCATATTCGCCGGCAGATGTGTGGCATTTGCCTGCCATTGACCGACGCCCGAGCCGGCATCCATCATGATCAGCCGGTTGCCGAGTTTCAGGACGACCACCGTGAGCGGGATCGGCATGAATTCGGTGGTAAGCCCTGCCTTGGAAAGCGCCTCCTTAGTATCCTCGATCGAGGCATTCTTGATGAAGGTCGGGTCATGCGGTTTTTTCCAGATTCCGTCGTAGACCGCAGTGACCTCGACATCGCCGAGCTGATATTTGTAGAAGCCGACGGTCGGCTCCAGCGTTGTTGCGGCGAGCGCCGGCCCGACGAATTCGAGCTTCGACGACAGCCCGAATGCAGCGGCCGCGGCAGCCGATCCAAGGATGGCGCGACGTGACATGGTAAACATGGAATGCCTCCTCTTACCGATGAGATTTCAGCTGGCGAGGACCGCAATTGTTCGGATGCCCTCGCTGACGAACTAGATCGCCAGCCGGACGCGCTTATTCCCGATCTCTAGCGTCATTTATTCAAGCGATTGAAAAGACATCGTCATTTCTATCGTCCGCGGCCGACTATCCGGCCGCATGCAAATAAATTGGCTTCGGTTGGAATAAAACTGCGTGCCGGTCGGTCTAGATGGCAAGGGACCGCACTCCATGCCTGCGGAGTTTACCCTCAATTTCGGCTACTGTTGAGGCGGGGAGGATGATGACAGACGCCCGGATCACCTATTCCATCGCAAGCGAGTGGTTGCCACTGGCGTGGCACCATCGGAAGGACCGTATTCAGCCATCGCCACTGATCATGCTTCTCGACAGCGCGGCCCGATTGTTTCACCTGATGGTCTCGGACAAGGCGAGCGACAAGCGGGGCGTCTCGGCGGCCGACGCGACGGCACAGCATGAACTCATGCACCGCTTTCAGAGCGTGATCATTCCGCATCTTGACGCAGCCTATAATTTTGCCCGGTTCCTCAGTCGCGACGCGGATGCCGCGCAGGATATCGTCCAGGATGCGTTCCTGCGTGCCTTTCGCAACTTCGAGAGCTATCGCGGGGGCGATCCGCGCGCCTGGCTCTTTGCCATCGTGAGGAATTGCTGCCACGTCTGGCGCCAGCAGGATCGCCGCAAGGCTCGGTTCGAGCAGCATCTGAGCGATGGCGGCGACAACGAATCAGAAGAGTGCGAGATTGCCACGGAGGAAGATTCACCGGAGACGGCAACGATCCGGCGGAGCGAGCAGCAGGGTGTGCGCACGGTTATCAGCAAGCTTCCCGAGGCGATCCGAGAAATCCTTGTCTTGCGCGAGCTTGAGGATCTCTCCTACCGGCAGATCGCCGAGGTCATCGACGCGCCGATTGGTACGGTCATGTCGCGGCTTGCCAGGGCGCGCCACGAGTTTGGCGAGGCCTGGGACGCATATCAAAAGCGAGGCGGCAGATGAGTGAGGCCCCTCGGAAAGGCTGCTCGGAATGGCGCGTCATGCTGCATGGCTTTGTCGACGGCGAGCTCGATTCCGTCCACGCGGCACAGCTCGAAGATCACCTTGCCACCTGTGCAGATTGCCGGGCGGAGATGGAAAAGGTCCAAGCCGTGAGAGAGATCATCCATCAGAACGGCGTCAGATGGCGCCCGCCCGAAGCGCTGCGTTCGCATGTTCTGTCAATGCTGTCGTTTGAACAGGCTGTCGTGGCATCCAGCCTCCCGCAGACGCGTCAGGGCCCCGTATGGCGCAGCACCCTGGATTTCATCCGGCAATGGAGCTTCATTCCTTCGCTGGCGGTATTGGCGGCCAGCGCCTTCCTGTTCGTCAACGCGCCATCACAGACCGCGCTTCTGCAAGACCAGATCCTTTCCAGCCATATCAGGTCGATGATGGCTGACCATCTGACCGACGTGCTGACCTCGGATCAGCATACAGTAAAGCCATGGTTCAACGGCAAGCTCGATTTCTCGCCGCCGGTCAGCGACCTCTCTAAGGACGGCTTTCCGCTGATCGGCGGGCGTGTCGACTATATCGGCGGCCGTACCGTTGCCGCCATCGTTTATCGGCGTCACGGTCATATCATCAACCTGTTCGTTTGGCCTGCGGCATCGACCGCAGAGACCACGACGGTGCATGACGGCTACAACGTGACCCAATGGTCGGATGGCGGGCTTGCATTCTCGGCGATTTCTGATGTCGCCGCGAGCGATCTGGTCGAATTTGAGGTCCTGTTCAGAACAGCAGCGAGAGGCTAGAGCAGGCTCGCTCCGACATTGATCGCCAGCGCCACGATCGTCGTGTTGAACAGGAACGATAACACGGCATGCAGCAACGTGAGCTTGCGCATGCCGGTCGAGCTCACCGCAACATCTGCGGTCTGCGCGGCAACACCGATGGTGAACGAGAAATAGAGGAAGTCCCAATAGCCGGGCTCTTCGATTCCGTCGGGAAATTTGAGGCCACTCTCCGTGTCCGCGCCGCCGTAGAAATAATGGGCGTAGTGGATCGTGAAAAGCGTATGCAGAAACATCCAGGAGATCAGGATCGTCAGCACCGCAGCACCCGCTCGTGTCAGGACGACGTCGGGTGCCGCCTCCTTGATCGAATGGAGCTCGATGCCGATGCCGGCAATGCTGGCAATCGCAGCACCGATCGAAAGAGCCAGCAAGACGGTGTCGGAAAAGTCGAGATCCGCTGAGCGTTTCCGGATGCCCTCGACCGTCGCCCGCAGCATCTTGCGCCAGCTGAGTGCGACGAAAACGCCGGCGCTGACATTCCAGCCGAAAAGGATGTTGCCGGCGCTGATTTCCCGCGAGGTCACAGCCAAGTAGACTACCACCCCGGCGACAATGGCGATGATGAAGCTCGCATGCTTATAGGCAAGTGTCGCAAGCGAATTTGCCCGTTCCTCATCCGCCATATCGGCCTCCGACGGCATATGCCCTTGATAGCAGCGCGAAAAAGGCGCGCCTGCCAGCGGGCAGCCGCGCCTCCGATTGTTTGCCAGCGCGATCAGGCGGCGGCGAGCTGCAGTTCCTTCTGCACCATGGTGCGCAGCGTCGTCAGATCCTTGGCGAAGGCACGGATGCCTTCGGCGAGCTTTTCGGTCGCCATCGCGTCTTCGTTCATCATCCAGCGGAAGGTCTTCTCGTCGACCGAAACCTTGGCGTCGGGCTTGCGGCTCTCTGGCGAGAGCTTGCGCTCCAGCTTGCCTTCATCCTTGGAAAGTTCGTCGAGCAGGGCCGGGCTGATGGTCAGCCGGTCGCAGCCGGCAAGGGCTTCGATTTCGCCGGCATTGCGGAAGGAGGCGCCCATGACGATGGTCTTGATGTCGTTCGCCTTGTAATAGTTGTAGATGTCACGAACGGAAACGACGCCCGGATCTTCCTCGGCGGTGTAGTCCTTGCCGGTCGACTTCTTGTACCAGTCGAGAATGCGGCCGACGAAGGGCGAGATCAGGAACACCTTGGCATCGGCGCAAGCGATCGCCTGGGCCTTGCTGAAGAGAAGCGTCAGGTTGCAGTCGATGCCTTCCTTCTGCAGCACTTCGGCGGCGCGGATGCCCTCCCAGGTGGAAGCGAGCTTGATGAGAATGCGGTCCCGTTCGATGCCGCGATCCTTATAGGCGGCAATGATCGAGCGCGCCTTGGCGAGTGAAGCCTCGGTGTCGAAAGACAGGTCGGCGTCGACCTCGGTCGAGACGCGGCCGGGGACGAGCTTCACCAGTGCAGCGCCGACCGAGATGGCGAGGCGATCGGCGACGGCGGAGGAGACGGCTTCAGGATTGCCGCCCTGGGTCTTGCCCCAGGCGACGGCTTCCTTGATGGCGTCGGCAAACATCGGCGTGCCGAGCGCCTTCAGCACGATGCTCGGGTTCGTCGTGCAATCGACCGGCTTCAGGCGAGCGACAGCCTCGATGTCGCCGGTATCGGCAACGACGGTGGTAATCTCGCGGAGTTGGTCAAGCTTGGATGTCATGGTCAATAATCCTTGTTGAACTGCGACCGGCGCGAAATCCGCCCGGCAAAGGTGATCTACCGACAGGTTGTCTGCCTGCTGCAGGCGAAATGCGCACATCCGTCACGGATGTTTCATAAACGTGAAGGACAGTGGCCATGTTCCCGCGGGCAAACCGCACGCCGAACGCCAGCGATGCCGCCTGCGGCTCGAAGGCCGGTCGTGACTCTCGGCATGCCCGCACCATGTCCTCCTCGGACGGACAGAACGACTTCGTATCGCCCGGACTATCGCCATTCGCCCGAGGAAAAGTCAAGGACATTTGTGCATATCAATTGACATAAGTGTCACACCCGTCATTATCCCGGCAACAAACGCGCCGTAACAGCCGTTCATCCCAAAAAGGGATTTAGGGCAGAAATTCGGCTGGAGGAGACGTGGTCAAGCTCAAACGCGGCACGCACACCGCCTATTCCGAGGCATCCTCGCTGCGGCTGCGAGCCGCATGGCTCTATTACAACGAGGGCCTGACCCAGAAGGATGTCGCCGAGCAGCTCGGCATCAGTCGCACCACCGTCATCCGCCTGCTCGACGAGGCGATGAAACGCAGCGAAGTCCAGATCTGGATCAACGATTCGATCGGCGACTGCGTCGAGCTCGCGGTGAAGCTGGAGCGCGCCTACCGTCTCGACGAGGCGATCGTCGTGCCGTCACCGGTCCATGGCGATGTCGATACGCTGGCAAAGAATGTCGGCTTGGCGCTTGGCCAGTTCCTTTCCGAGGCCATTCCAGATGACTATACGATCGGCGTCGGCTGGGGCCGCACGATGACCGCCTCGCTGTCGAGTTTCCGGCCGCCTCGCCGGGCCAATTGTAAGGTCGTCTCACTGCTTGGCGGCATCGTCGCCGTCCACCAGACGAACCCGATCGACTATACATGGCGGCTGGCAAATCAGCTCGGCGCCGAATGCTACATGTTCCTGGCACCGCTTCTCGTCGATTCCATCGAGACCAAGCGCAATCTGATCGAAAAATGCGGGCTGGACACGATCTATCGTCTCGCCGAGAATCTCGATCTGGCGATCGTCAGCTGCGGCGATATCGGCCCGCATTCGACCTCGCTGTCGGAAGGCTGGATATCGAAGGCCGAACTGCGGGAACTGATCGACGCCGGCTGCGTCTGCGACACGATGTTCAACTTCCTCGACAAGGACGGCAATTCGGTCGACCACTCGATCAATCGTCGGGTGATGTCCGTCGATCTTGACACGCTGAAGGAGGCCAAGCACATCGTGCTTTCCTCCGGCGGCGCCCACCGCGCCATCGCCATCCGCGCGACGATCAAGCGCATCGGCTGCAACACGCTGATCACCGACGAGGGCGCCGCACGGGCGCTGCTGGAACTGGCGGAGCGATAGACGACGACCGACCCGTTGCCCGCCCGCTCAGGCGTGCGCCGATTCCCAGCCGAGCATCGCCCGCTTGCGGGTGAGGCCCCAATGGTAGCCCGTCAGTGCGCCGTTCTTGCCGAGCGCCCGGTGGCAGGGCACCACGAACGAGATCGGATTTGCGCCGACCGCCGCCCCCACGGCCCGCTGCGCCGTCGGCCGCCCGATATCGTTGGCGATATCGGAATAGGTGACAGCCTTGCCGAACGGGATTTTCAGCAGGCTCTCCCAGACGCGCACCTGGAAATCCGTGCCGATCAGCACGACGCGCAGCGGCTGATCGGAAGACCATTTGCCGGGCTCGAAGATACGGGCGGCGTACGGAACCGTCGCCTGCAGGTCCTCGATATAACAGGCGTTCGGCCAGCGGCACGTCATGTCTTCGAGGCAGGCTCGCTCGTCGCCGGAATCGCTGAAGGCAAGGCCAGCAAGGCCGCGATCGGTCACCATGATCAGCGCCACGCCGAAGGGGCAGATGTGGAAGCCGTAGCGGATCGTGAGACCTCCGCCCTTGGCTTTCCATTCGCCGGGCGACATCGCCTCATGGGTGACGAAGAGATCATGCAGGCGACTAGGCCCGGAGAGGCCGACCTCGATCGAGGTTTCCAGCAACGGCATGTCTTCCTTTCGCAACAGCCGCTTGGCGTGATCGAGCGTCACCGCCTGCAGGAAGCCCTTGGGCGAGAGACCGGCCCAGCGGGTGAATGTCTTCTGCAGCTGCGTCGGCGACTGATTGAGCCGCGCCGCGATCGCTTCCAGCGAAGGCTGGTCGCGGTAATCCTCGGTGATAAGTTCGATCACCCGGCGGACGATATCATAATCAGGGCCGTCAGGCGTGATGTCTGTGTGCAGGTTCGCAATCATATCCATCGTCTTTCTCCTTGTCACAAGGAGATAATCAATAGGCCTCGGCCAAACCACCCGATTCTTGCGGCACGCGCCTGCGCCGTTCAGATCCGCTGCTTGACAGTCGCGAGCGCCCCCTTGAAGGCCTTGGCGAAGCTTTCGCGATCATCGGGGTTGAGGAAGGAGCCGATATCCGTGCGCCGGCCCTCGCCGAAAATATGCATGGAGAGGATGCCGATCTCCTGATGCCGGCAGACGAGGAAGCGCGTCCAGAACGGGTTGAAATGATGCTCCACCATCCGCCCGGACGGCGCAAACTTGCGCACCGATACGTCGGTGCGCGAGACCGTGATCTCCTCGCGCGCCCGTCCGGAGCGGTAGTTCAGCCAGAAGGCGCCATAGAGCAGTGCGAAATCCAGGCCGAAGAAAAAGCCGATCGGCCAGGCGCCGGTGGCGATGAAGAACATCCCATAGAGAAAGCAGACGGCGCCGGACAGGATCAGCAGCACCTTAAAGCCTTGGCGGCCGAGCGAGCGGTGGGGAAAGAGCTCGGCGGCGAAAACAGGCTGCTCGTTGAAGCTGTTGGCGTTGCTTTCCGTCATGGGCGTTGAGTATAGATTCAACATGGCGAATCCGAAACTCAAATCCGTTACCAGACCATCGCAAAACTCGAATGTGATCGCCCCCCGCAAGCCGGCGGCGGCAGTGAAGACCGCCTATTCCCCGGCCGAGCGCGAGGAGATCTTCCGCCGGTTCTCGGTGCAGCGACCGGAGCCGAGGGGCGAGCTCGAGCATACCAATCCCTTCACCCTCGTCGTCGCTGTCGCGCTGTCGGCGCAGGCGACCGATGTCGGCGTCAACAAGGCGACACGCGCCCTCTTCAAGGTCGCCGACACGCCGGAAAAGATGCTCGATCTCGGCGAGGAGCGGCTGCGCGACTATATCAGGACGATCGGCCTCTATCGCAACAAGGCGAAAAACGTCATCGCGCTCTCGCAGATGCTGGTCGACGAATTCGGCGGCCAGGTGCCGGAGACGCGCGACGAGCTGGTGAAGCTGCCGGGCGTCGGCCGAAAGACGGCCAATGTCGTGCTGTCCATGGCCTTCGGCCAGGCGACGATGGCGGTCGACACGCACATTTTCCGCATCGCCAACCGCATCCGGCTTGCTCCCGGCAAGACGCCCGACGAGGTCGAGACGCGGCTGATGAAGGTGATCCCTGAACACTACCTCTACCACGCCCATCACTGGCTGATCCTGCACGGCCGCTATACCTGCAAGGCGCGCCGCCCCGAATGCGAGCGCTGTGTCATCGCCGATCTCTGCAAATCGCCGGAGAAGAGCTGGGATGTGCCGGCGCCGCTCGTCGAGCTACCTCCCCAGGTGATCGGCGAGGCCGTCGACTAAGGCCGCGATCGCCTTCTCGTAGTCCCGCCTCTCCCCACCCGCTTCGATCGCGATCGCCGCGCGGTCGAAGGCTGCCGACAGCAGCGTTGTCAGCGGGCCGAGCAGGCCGCCTGCCTCCGGCAGAAGCGCCGAAAGCCCTTCCCGCAAGCTCGCCTCCGCATGCTCCCCATCCAGTGCCGCGACCGCCGGCCGTCCGAGAACGGCTGGCGCCTCCATTAGCAGCAACCGTGTTCGCCCCGGCTGCGCCATTGCGGCAAAATAGGCCGAAGCGCCGGCGATCAGCGCCGCGCCCGGCCCATCTCCCGGCGCTGAAGACGCCTCGATTGACTTGGCCACCGCCTGCGCCTCGGACGCGATCACCGCCTGGAAAAGCGCCTTCTTGTCCTCGAAATGATGGTAAAGTGCGCCGCGCGTCACGCCCGCCGCCGCAACGATGTCCGGGGTCGCCGTTTCGGCATAACCCTTTTCGACGAAAAGGCCCCGTCCGGCGTCGATCAGCGCCCGCCTCGTCTGTTCCGTTCTCTCGCGATTGCTGCGGCTCATAAGATCTATTTACATACAAACAGTATGTATGTTAATAGCTAAAAACATACAGTCTGCATGTAAATCAGACAGGGAGGGAGAGATGAAATCGACCAGTTATTATCCGGTGATCATGACGGACGATGTCCCCGGCACCGCTGCCTTTTACAGCAGCCACTTCGGTTTTAGGGCTCTATTCGAAACCGACTGGTACGTTCACCTGCAATCGACCGAGACGGAGCACGTCGCGCTCGCCATCCTCGACAGTCACCACGAGACCATTCCTGCCGCCGCCCGCGCCGGCGTTCGCGGACTGCTGCTCAATTTCGAGGTCGAGGATGTCGATCACGCCTACGAAACCTGCCTGAAAGGCGGCCTGCCGATTTTAAGGGAGATCCGCGACGAGGAGTTCGGCCAGCGGCATTTCATCACCGCCGATCCGAACGGCGTGCTGATCGACGTGATCAAGCCGATTCCCCCGAGCGCGGAATTCGCCGCGATGTACGACGCCTCGGCGCTGCCTGGCTGAGCCTCAGGCGCGCGACCCGGTGTCGCGCGCGGAAATCAGCTTGTGCAGATGCACCATCATGCCGGCAGCAAAAAGCGGCGTCAGAAGATTGACGATGGGAATCATCAGAAACAGCGCGATCACCAGCCCGCCGAGAAAGACGGTCGGTGCATGCTTGGCCCGGAAGAGACGCGCCTCCTGCGGCGGACGAAAGCGCATGGCGGCGAACTCGAAGAATTCCCGTCCAAGCAGGTAGCCGTTCACCAGAAAGAAGGCGACCAGATTGACGCCGGGGATAAACAGCAGCAGCAAGGCCACGATATTGCCGAGGATCACCACGCCGAGGAACTTGATCGAGCTTGCCATGGCAGGACCGAGCGGCATGGCGGCGCCCGGCACGTCCTTGGGATAATCGCGTTTCTCGATGATATCGGCGACGTCATCGAGAAACAGGCCGGCGATCAGGGCCGTTACCGGCGACAAGAGCAGCGCCAGCATGAGCGCAAGTCCGATACCGGCAAGGATCGCGAAGATCAGCGCGAGCCACCCCGCCCAATCCGGCATATCCGGAACGAAGCTTGTCAGCCAGGGAAAGAGGACGGCCATAAAGGCTCCGCGCAATGCGAGCCACAGGCCAACCAGCACCAGAATCGTCAGGCCGAGCACTTTCCAGAACACCGAACGCGTTTCGGGCGCGAACAGGTTGGCGAGCGATAGGCGAACGGCGTCAAGGATCATTTCTTCAGCGTCTCCGGTTGCGCAGAAGATGTAGGAAAGGCGAATGCGACCGGCAAGAGAGAATAAAATTGCAGGCTGTAATAGAAACTTGTCGCAATATAAGTGCTAATATAATATTATGGCCAATAGAAATAAGCTTGGGCCTGAGAAGCAGCTTCCGACAATAGTTGCAAAGACAAAGGATCGCCATAGCGGATCCACGGAACGCCTCTGAGGGAAGACGGGGGAGGCCGACGTGGAAGACTTTGTGCACAAACTCAGGCAATACGTCAAAAGCGGCACGCCGGCCGAACGTCGTATTGCAAAATATTTCTCCGAACATCTGAATGACCTCCCGTTCGAGACGGCGGCGTCGGTTGCCGATCGGCTGGATCTGTCGCCGATGACCGTCGGCCGCTTCCTGCGCGCGCTCGGTTATCAGGGCCTGGACAGCGTCAAGGTGGAGATCCGCGAGACCGTGACGACATCGCCGGCGCAGTTGCAGAGCGCCATGAGTGAGTTGCAGGCGGATGCCGCGGAAGGCAAACCGCTCGCCGTGCTGGTCGCCGAACAGATCCAGGCGCTTCACCATATCTATCATCTGACGGCGCAGCCGCACTGGTCGGAAGCCGTCAGCCTGATCAGCACCGCCCGCGAAGTATCGATCGCCACCCACGCGCGGCTTGCAAGCCTCGCCAATCATTTCTGCCAGCGGCTGACACAGGCCCGCGACGGCGTGCGCGCGCTCGACAGCGCCGACAACCGTTTCGCCGACCTTTTTGCCCGGCCGGCGGTTGACGACGCGCTGCTCGTCATCATCGACTGTCGCCGCTTTGCCAAGGCGCGCCTGCTTGCCAGAACCGCGCGGCGCTACGGCTACAAGGTCGTCCTCATTTCACCCCAGCAGGCCGATTGGATGGCGGATCAGTCGAACGTCATGCTGCCCCTGCCGCCCGCCCGCGCCCCCGATCTCGACAATCTTCCGCCGCTGATCGCGTTGCTCGACTGCCTGGCGGAGTCGGTCATCCTCGAAGTCGGGGAAGAGGCCGCGCTTCGCCGCCGCCGCATGCTGGAATTCGCAACCGTCCTCGGCGAGACGGCCAACCACTGAATATATTCAAGCTGCTGCTTTCGGCGGCTACCGCATCGCTTCCAGCTCGGCGCGATGTCGATACATCGCCAGAAGACGGCGATAATCACGGTCGTAGAAAGCCTGCTTCGACTTGTCGGGCAGCCGTTCCTCGCCGCCCGGATACATCGCCTCGCCGGCCGCCGCCAAATCCTGGTGCAGGCCGCAGGCGACCGATGCCGCGATCGCCGTGCCGAGCAGCACCGCCTCGTTCATCTTCGGTACCACGACCTTGCAGCCGGTGGCATCGCTATAGAGTTCCATCAGCACCGGGTTTTTCACATGCCCGCCGGCGACATGCAGCGTATCCGGCACGTAGCCATATCCCTTCATCTTCTCGAGGATGTGGCGAATGCCG
Encoded here:
- a CDS encoding MurR/RpiR family transcriptional regulator, with the translated sequence MEDFVHKLRQYVKSGTPAERRIAKYFSEHLNDLPFETAASVADRLDLSPMTVGRFLRALGYQGLDSVKVEIRETVTTSPAQLQSAMSELQADAAEGKPLAVLVAEQIQALHHIYHLTAQPHWSEAVSLISTAREVSIATHARLASLANHFCQRLTQARDGVRALDSADNRFADLFARPAVDDALLVIIDCRRFAKARLLARTARRYGYKVVLISPQQADWMADQSNVMLPLPPARAPDLDNLPPLIALLDCLAESVILEVGEEAALRRRRMLEFATVLGETANH